The following are encoded together in the Bradyrhizobium sp. CCGUVB1N3 genome:
- a CDS encoding twin-arginine translocation signal domain-containing protein, with protein sequence MGEYRKNTVGRRDFLRKVGIGTVGAGATLATPLVGSAEADSETNDEKRKARYKETDHVKAFYRVNRYPAKGG encoded by the coding sequence ATGGGTGAATACAGGAAAAACACAGTCGGGCGCCGCGACTTCCTGCGCAAGGTCGGCATCGGCACGGTCGGTGCCGGCGCGACGCTTGCGACACCGCTGGTCGGGTCCGCCGAGGCCGACAGCGAAACCAACGATGAGAAGCGCAAGGCGCGCTACAAGGAGACCGATCACGTCAAGGCCTTTTACCGCGTCAATCGTTATCCGGCTAAGGGAGGTTGA
- a CDS encoding 4Fe-4S binding protein — protein sequence MRLDTAAIRRGCPNCEIKGFRHLCGAELDHFRSAAKADGPLTVACTQQAAQFTDEAGERPDGITFVNIRETAGWSRDGANAGAKMAALLAAAAIPRPDYALVTLSSEGIILIYGRDEAAIEAGRLLADHLDVTVMLKQPTDITPPAATVFPIVKGTIRNARGHFGAFELTIDDYAWPRPSSRDHFVFEAARNGATSCCNLVLDLSGESPLFPAHDLRDGYLRADPKDPAAVLRAILAARDLIGSFDKPKYVDFTPALCAHSRSKLIGCHRCLDLCPTGAITPAGDHVAVNAEVCAGCGQCAAACPTGAASYALPPADTQLQILRAMLRAYHEAGGAHPVLLLHDSQHGTPLIDALARHGDGLPASLLPLAVNELTQVGLEAVIGAFAYGASAIRFLLRAKPRHEVTGLLQTIAVAEAILAGLGFDGRRVATIETDDPDALGAQLGGIEMLATVETPATFRTVGKRRDLLRFALSELHRLAPKPIDVIALPQGAPIGAISVNTDGCTLCLSCVSVCPTGALRDDPERPVLKFVEDACVQCGLCQSTCPEKVITLKPQIDFRAARASAVVVKEEEPALCIRCGTPFGVKSTIDRIAAKLEGRHWMYPAGDKRLEALRMCADCRVIVMSEQQFDPSQGVPERAPPRTTDDYLRQRENKD from the coding sequence ATGCGCCTCGACACGGCGGCGATCCGGCGTGGCTGCCCCAACTGTGAGATCAAAGGCTTTCGACATCTCTGCGGCGCGGAGCTCGATCACTTCCGCAGCGCCGCAAAGGCTGACGGCCCGCTGACGGTCGCTTGCACGCAGCAGGCGGCGCAGTTTACCGATGAGGCCGGCGAGCGCCCTGACGGGATCACCTTCGTCAACATCCGCGAGACGGCGGGCTGGTCGCGCGATGGCGCGAATGCGGGCGCGAAGATGGCCGCGCTGCTTGCGGCGGCTGCGATTCCGAGACCGGATTATGCGCTCGTCACGCTGTCGAGCGAAGGCATCATCCTGATCTATGGACGCGACGAGGCGGCGATCGAAGCGGGCCGGCTGCTCGCGGACCACCTCGATGTCACGGTCATGCTCAAGCAGCCGACAGACATCACGCCGCCTGCGGCGACGGTCTTCCCGATCGTGAAGGGAACCATCCGCAATGCCAGGGGACATTTTGGCGCCTTCGAGCTTACGATCGACGACTACGCGTGGCCCCGACCGTCTTCGCGCGACCACTTCGTGTTCGAAGCCGCGCGCAACGGGGCGACCTCGTGCTGCAATCTCGTGCTCGACCTCTCCGGCGAGTCGCCGCTGTTTCCCGCGCACGATCTGCGCGACGGCTACCTGCGCGCAGATCCCAAGGATCCCGCCGCTGTGCTGCGCGCGATACTTGCTGCGCGCGATCTCATCGGCAGTTTTGACAAACCCAAATATGTCGACTTCACGCCTGCCCTTTGCGCGCATTCGCGCTCGAAGCTGATCGGTTGCCATCGCTGCCTCGATCTGTGCCCGACCGGCGCGATCACGCCTGCCGGCGATCATGTCGCTGTCAACGCGGAAGTCTGCGCAGGCTGCGGGCAATGCGCTGCAGCCTGTCCGACCGGAGCTGCATCCTACGCGCTGCCGCCCGCCGACACCCAGTTGCAGATTCTTCGCGCCATGTTGCGCGCCTATCACGAGGCTGGCGGCGCGCATCCGGTGCTGCTGCTGCATGACAGCCAGCACGGCACGCCGCTGATCGATGCGCTCGCCCGTCACGGCGACGGATTGCCGGCTAGCCTGCTTCCCCTCGCCGTCAACGAGCTGACGCAGGTCGGGCTGGAAGCGGTGATCGGCGCGTTCGCCTATGGCGCGTCAGCCATACGTTTTCTGCTGCGCGCAAAACCGCGGCACGAGGTGACCGGACTATTGCAGACGATCGCCGTGGCCGAGGCCATTCTTGCGGGCCTCGGATTTGACGGACGTCGTGTCGCGACGATCGAAACCGACGATCCCGACGCGCTGGGTGCGCAACTGGGCGGAATCGAGATGCTTGCAACGGTCGAGACGCCCGCAACCTTCAGGACTGTCGGAAAGCGGCGCGATCTGCTGCGATTTGCCCTCAGCGAATTGCACCGCCTGGCACCAAAGCCGATCGATGTGATCGCTTTGCCGCAAGGCGCACCGATTGGCGCGATCAGCGTCAATACGGATGGTTGCACGCTGTGCCTATCCTGTGTCTCGGTCTGTCCGACCGGCGCGCTTCGCGACGATCCCGAGCGTCCTGTGCTCAAGTTCGTCGAAGACGCCTGCGTGCAATGCGGCCTGTGCCAGAGCACCTGCCCTGAAAAGGTCATCACGCTCAAGCCGCAGATCGATTTCCGCGCGGCGCGCGCGTCTGCGGTCGTGGTCAAGGAGGAAGAGCCCGCGCTGTGCATCCGCTGCGGCACCCCCTTCGGCGTGAAGAGCACGATCGACCGGATTGCGGCAAAGCTCGAGGGCCGGCATTGGATGTATCCCGCCGGCGACAAGAGGCTCGAGGCCTTGCGGATGTGCGCCGACTGCCGCGTCATCGTGATGAGTGAACAGCAGTTCGATCCGTCCCAGGGCGTACCGGAACGCGCGCCGCCACGGACGACGGATGACTATCTGCGTCAACGCGAGAACAAGGATTAG
- a CDS encoding DUF6352 family protein: protein MRDFWIACGHHLLDRDESGRLCVTDEFLKAYFVRPELMPPDDACPVERRLHRELLAGPRQPVDDDEIAAITDQDARENWRFVLAFRDLLLRHPTLEAAYLATVRSRTNDLPPLFVNHLVHVILRNALDRCDDPFVPRAAELFFRRQRVLPHEQALLLGDEEVVCGQSPTPVLSLMSMLGAVTDAQLDVLNEENADEYWQRSDHFDMAFDLTSGGRGPHALAQAMARWISHLLAVDVAIEPLRELQDAQVSWYVGLDTDATGLGDRLWHGEQLDERSTGRVLALFRLTFADAGAATEDMRGEPVYLILAMTPDQKLRMKPQNLLTGLPIKRLEMVT from the coding sequence ATGAGGGATTTCTGGATCGCGTGCGGCCACCATCTGCTCGATCGCGACGAGAGCGGCCGGCTCTGCGTCACGGATGAATTCCTGAAGGCCTATTTTGTCCGTCCCGAGCTGATGCCGCCGGACGATGCATGCCCGGTCGAAAGAAGGCTGCACCGCGAGCTGCTCGCTGGTCCGCGCCAGCCGGTGGACGATGACGAGATCGCTGCGATTACCGATCAGGACGCACGCGAAAACTGGCGGTTCGTACTCGCTTTTCGCGATCTCCTGCTGCGGCATCCGACGCTCGAGGCTGCTTACCTTGCAACCGTCCGATCGCGGACCAACGATCTGCCGCCGCTGTTCGTCAATCATCTCGTGCACGTGATCCTGCGCAACGCGCTCGATCGCTGCGACGATCCGTTCGTACCGCGTGCCGCCGAACTGTTCTTCCGCCGGCAGCGCGTCCTGCCGCATGAACAGGCCTTGCTGCTCGGCGATGAAGAGGTGGTCTGTGGGCAGAGCCCGACCCCAGTGCTCTCGCTGATGTCGATGCTGGGGGCTGTAACCGACGCCCAGCTTGACGTGCTGAACGAGGAGAATGCCGACGAGTATTGGCAGCGCAGCGACCATTTCGACATGGCGTTCGACCTCACCTCGGGTGGCCGCGGCCCGCATGCGCTCGCGCAGGCGATGGCGCGCTGGATTTCCCATCTGCTAGCGGTCGACGTCGCCATCGAGCCGTTGCGCGAACTGCAGGATGCGCAGGTCAGCTGGTATGTCGGGCTGGACACGGACGCCACGGGTCTCGGCGACCGTCTCTGGCATGGCGAGCAGCTCGACGAACGTAGCACCGGACGCGTGCTCGCGTTGTTTCGGCTGACGTTTGCGGACGCCGGCGCGGCCACGGAGGATATGCGGGGCGAGCCCGTCTATCTCATCCTGGCGATGACGCCGGACCAGAAGCTTCGGATGAAGCCTCAAAATCTGCTCACGGGGCTGCCGATCAAACGCCTGGAGATGGTGACGTGA
- a CDS encoding DUF6074 family protein: MGSVLPFPVIRRQAFIQRQAVVVAELNETAGERYIQHQLRIQRDAMMRKGIDTSLIERELRCLETSIRAALSKFLVTA, encoded by the coding sequence ATGGGTAGCGTCCTCCCCTTCCCCGTCATCCGCCGCCAAGCGTTCATCCAACGTCAAGCCGTCGTCGTCGCCGAGCTCAATGAAACGGCTGGCGAACGCTACATCCAGCATCAGCTTCGCATCCAACGGGATGCGATGATGCGCAAGGGCATAGACACAAGCCTAATCGAGCGCGAGCTGAGGTGCCTCGAGACGTCAATCAGGGCGGCGCTCTCCAAGTTCCTGGTGACCGCATGA
- a CDS encoding c-type cytochrome: MDWTLRLATVLLTASLLPALQPAQAQLAGHGGPVRAIAVSADGKTVLSGSFDTAAIRWSLATESAEQVLRFHSGAVNAVAFLGDGRMATAGADSQIAIWTPGRPQPDRVFEGHTGPIVGLAVSPDASKLASASWDHTARLWSLSDGTSRVLEGHSQNVNGVSFTPDGQSLVSVGYDLTARVWHLADGTSETATLPAPLNAVAIAPDGDIVTGAADGRLRMITSDGKESGDAAAGATPIVALAISHDGALIAAAGIGGTVAIVDRKARSVLRTLAGPGMPVWSVAFLPDGATLLTGGADGKIRRWNALTGAAIGSNLLGTPADPLAAYAGDHGAEIFRACIACHTLSETEVQRAGPTLAGLYGRKIASLPGYRFSDALKRMDIVWTPETVSKLFEIGPNAYTPGTKMPEQHIGSAEDRRALTDFLARATSK; this comes from the coding sequence ATGGATTGGACCTTGCGTCTCGCGACCGTGCTTCTGACGGCATCGCTGCTCCCGGCGCTGCAACCCGCGCAGGCCCAGTTGGCGGGACATGGCGGGCCTGTCCGGGCGATCGCCGTCTCGGCCGATGGCAAGACCGTTTTGTCGGGTAGCTTCGACACTGCAGCGATCCGATGGTCCCTGGCAACCGAGTCCGCCGAGCAGGTCCTTCGCTTCCATTCGGGTGCGGTGAACGCGGTTGCCTTCCTCGGAGATGGAAGAATGGCAACGGCTGGTGCGGACAGCCAGATTGCTATTTGGACGCCAGGCCGGCCACAGCCCGACCGGGTTTTCGAAGGTCATACCGGACCCATTGTCGGGCTCGCCGTTTCGCCCGATGCATCGAAGCTCGCATCAGCCTCGTGGGATCATACCGCGCGGCTTTGGTCGCTGTCGGATGGCACGTCGCGCGTGCTGGAGGGGCATTCGCAAAACGTCAACGGCGTTTCCTTTACGCCAGACGGACAATCGCTCGTGAGCGTCGGCTACGATCTTACGGCGCGGGTCTGGCATTTGGCGGATGGGACATCCGAGACTGCGACCTTGCCGGCGCCATTGAACGCAGTTGCGATCGCACCGGATGGCGATATCGTCACGGGCGCAGCGGACGGCAGGCTACGCATGATAACCTCAGATGGCAAGGAAAGCGGTGACGCTGCTGCTGGCGCCACGCCGATCGTGGCCCTGGCGATCTCGCATGACGGTGCCTTGATTGCCGCAGCCGGCATTGGCGGCACCGTAGCGATCGTCGATCGCAAGGCGCGCAGCGTGCTGCGCACGCTCGCCGGGCCCGGCATGCCGGTCTGGTCGGTTGCGTTCCTGCCCGATGGCGCGACGCTCCTGACCGGCGGTGCTGATGGCAAGATCAGGCGCTGGAACGCACTGACCGGCGCGGCGATCGGCTCGAACCTGCTGGGCACGCCGGCGGATCCACTCGCCGCCTATGCCGGCGATCATGGCGCCGAAATCTTCAGAGCCTGCATCGCCTGCCACACATTGTCGGAGACGGAGGTGCAGCGTGCCGGCCCGACGCTTGCCGGACTTTACGGTCGGAAGATCGCCTCGCTGCCGGGCTACCGCTTCTCCGACGCGCTCAAGAGGATGGACATCGTCTGGACGCCAGAGACCGTGTCAAAACTGTTCGAGATCGGGCCGAACGCCTACACGCCCGGCACGAAGATGCCGGAGCAGCACATCGGCTCGGCCGAAGACCGCCGGGCGCTCACGGATTTTCTGGCGCGTGCGACGTCGAAATAG
- a CDS encoding DUF6505 family protein, translating into MKLLRAIALDPSDTFVFDVAAVSGEWAVSGAFRFCDQDPATLSGKARAAFRSGFLGVQSWGWSTLVQIVPATQDDCRGLIELLARRLVDRFGAPDIATARAAAEEEVAFAQSLCTYPISSLIAVHRSASDGEVREAFRRLQLREGQGHGKAFSFMEVEDDVEPDSDLHLADLGREPRNR; encoded by the coding sequence GTGAAACTCTTGCGCGCCATCGCGCTCGATCCCTCCGACACCTTCGTGTTCGACGTGGCGGCCGTCTCAGGCGAATGGGCGGTCTCCGGCGCCTTCCGCTTCTGCGATCAGGATCCGGCGACTCTGAGCGGCAAGGCGCGCGCGGCCTTCCGCAGCGGCTTCCTCGGCGTGCAATCCTGGGGATGGTCGACGTTGGTGCAGATCGTCCCGGCGACGCAGGACGATTGCCGGGGGCTTATCGAACTGCTTGCCAGGCGGCTCGTCGACCGCTTCGGCGCGCCGGACATTGCAACTGCGAGAGCTGCGGCGGAGGAGGAGGTCGCCTTCGCGCAATCGCTCTGCACCTATCCGATCAGCTCGCTCATTGCCGTCCATCGCTCGGCAAGCGACGGCGAGGTCCGCGAGGCCTTCCGCAGGCTGCAACTGCGCGAAGGGCAGGGCCATGGCAAGGCATTCTCATTCATGGAGGTGGAGGACGATGTCGAGCCAGACAGCGATCTCCACCTTGCCGATCTGGGCCGGGAGCCTCGAAACCGATGA
- a CDS encoding helix-turn-helix transcriptional regulator: MTNREVWGCHCNRSKARGLSMQNSESPFFLPEEVEARTHTSDSTRWRREKEGLFPKRVKLSARKIAYRRTDILDWERDPEGWAARNRAAAQGGQHG; this comes from the coding sequence ATGACCAACCGAGAGGTTTGGGGCTGTCACTGCAACCGATCTAAGGCGCGAGGTCTGTCTATGCAAAATTCAGAAAGTCCGTTCTTCCTCCCTGAGGAGGTGGAAGCTCGTACGCACACGTCCGACTCGACGAGATGGCGCCGTGAAAAGGAGGGATTGTTCCCAAAGCGCGTAAAGCTGTCGGCGCGCAAAATCGCCTATCGCCGCACCGACATTCTCGATTGGGAGCGCGATCCCGAAGGCTGGGCCGCGCGTAACAGGGCCGCCGCTCAGGGAGGTCAGCATGGGTAG
- a CDS encoding DUF3306 domain-containing protein gives MGEDKFLVRWSRRKQEAKANATPPAAAMHDDVQSAPKPPVKDNEAEVDLSSLPAIDSITSVTDIKAFLRKGIPQELTRAALRRAWSADPAIRDFVGLAENAWDFNDPSAMPGFGPLDYSEGELAALVDRILGGLRESAEAQLETSVEATDSSRELRQAETSTVEVIAAESATTEIASVPAATQSAVAESAESEREPIRRRAHGGALPR, from the coding sequence CTGGGTGAGGACAAGTTTCTGGTGCGCTGGTCCCGCCGCAAGCAGGAGGCAAAGGCGAACGCCACGCCGCCGGCCGCGGCAATGCACGACGACGTGCAATCTGCACCAAAGCCCCCCGTCAAGGACAACGAGGCGGAAGTCGATCTGTCGAGCCTGCCTGCGATCGACTCGATCACGTCAGTAACCGACATCAAGGCCTTTCTGCGCAAAGGGATTCCGCAGGAGCTGACGCGTGCGGCGCTTCGACGCGCCTGGAGCGCCGATCCGGCCATTCGCGACTTCGTCGGGCTGGCGGAGAACGCCTGGGACTTCAACGATCCCTCTGCGATGCCCGGTTTCGGTCCGCTGGATTATTCCGAGGGAGAGCTGGCCGCGCTGGTTGACCGGATCCTCGGTGGCCTGCGCGAGTCGGCCGAGGCTCAGCTTGAGACTTCGGTTGAAGCCACGGATTCTTCGCGAGAATTGCGCCAGGCCGAGACTTCAACGGTCGAGGTTATCGCCGCGGAATCCGCGACGACCGAAATCGCCTCCGTTCCTGCTGCAACGCAATCGGCGGTCGCTGAAAGCGCCGAGAGCGAACGCGAGCCCATTCGGCGCCGCGCGCATGGCGGCGCGCTGCCGCGCTAG
- a CDS encoding DUF3305 domain-containing protein has protein sequence MSPAALPLLRIPVGIVVERRKADSPWADFVWRAVAVLPDEPVIKPWTVLREEDGKTLFYAGSATVDLYPSETARYRDNLASGSPSIWIVLSPAESAWPYSVAAATADPAEGEAFTEAGTNLVEAVPMPEVLREAIEGFIAEHHVEREFFKRKRRQADPEALARRQHEGGHE, from the coding sequence GTGAGCCCCGCCGCGCTGCCACTCCTGCGCATTCCCGTCGGCATCGTGGTCGAGCGGCGCAAGGCCGACTCGCCATGGGCCGACTTCGTCTGGCGCGCTGTCGCCGTGCTGCCGGATGAGCCGGTGATAAAGCCCTGGACGGTGCTACGCGAAGAGGACGGCAAAACCCTGTTCTATGCCGGCAGCGCCACGGTCGATCTCTATCCGTCTGAGACGGCGCGCTATCGCGACAATCTCGCCTCGGGCAGTCCGAGCATCTGGATCGTGTTGTCGCCCGCGGAAAGCGCTTGGCCCTATTCGGTGGCGGCCGCCACCGCCGATCCTGCGGAAGGCGAGGCGTTCACCGAGGCCGGCACCAATCTCGTCGAGGCGGTGCCGATGCCGGAGGTGCTGCGCGAGGCGATTGAAGGTTTCATAGCCGAGCACCACGTCGAACGCGAGTTCTTCAAGCGCAAGCGGCGGCAGGCCGATCCGGAGGCGCTGGCGCGCCGCCAGCATGAGGGCGGACACGAATGA
- a CDS encoding Cro/CI family transcriptional regulator gives MRDDGLDRAIDAAGGVAQLARKIGISQPSVSNWSKVPAQRVIAVETATGVSRNELRPDLYGEPPVSEDPIDPVDVARAQEYLLLASLLSAAPSRRLLDQLAALTGEATPLGRAHAALAEAAAGAVAAKVEREYFDLFIGLGRGELLPYASYYLTGFLNERPLSRLRADLAARRIERVASNFEPEDHAAILCEIMAGFAGGRFAASSDSQRAFFEKHVAPWMGRLFADIESAESATFYRAVGALGRAFMEIETEAFTFAN, from the coding sequence GTGCGTGATGATGGCCTCGATCGCGCCATTGACGCCGCTGGCGGCGTTGCCCAGCTTGCGCGAAAAATCGGCATCAGCCAGCCCTCCGTTTCAAACTGGAGCAAGGTACCCGCACAACGGGTGATCGCTGTCGAAACCGCGACCGGCGTGTCGCGCAACGAATTGCGGCCTGATCTTTACGGCGAGCCGCCTGTGTCCGAAGACCCGATTGATCCCGTCGACGTGGCGCGTGCGCAGGAATATCTGCTGCTGGCTTCGCTTCTATCGGCGGCGCCGTCAAGAAGGCTGCTCGATCAATTGGCGGCATTGACCGGCGAGGCGACGCCGCTCGGGCGCGCGCATGCTGCGCTGGCCGAAGCCGCTGCCGGTGCGGTCGCAGCGAAGGTCGAACGCGAATATTTCGACTTGTTCATCGGTCTCGGCCGCGGCGAACTTCTGCCCTATGCCTCCTACTACCTGACCGGCTTTCTCAACGAGCGGCCGCTGTCGCGCCTGCGCGCTGATCTCGCAGCGCGCAGGATCGAGCGCGTCGCGAGCAATTTCGAGCCGGAAGATCACGCAGCCATCCTGTGCGAGATCATGGCTGGCTTTGCGGGAGGCCGTTTCGCGGCGTCGTCTGACTCGCAGCGTGCCTTCTTCGAGAAACACGTCGCGCCCTGGATGGGGCGGCTGTTCGCCGACATCGAAAGCGCGGAGAGCGCCACCTTCTATCGTGCGGTCGGCGCGCTTGGTCGCGCCTTTATGGAGATCGAGACGGAAGCATTCACATTCGCCAACTGA
- a CDS encoding site-specific integrase translates to MAKTLNRLPANILTKQLPPSRHADGGNLYLSVSTSGAKRWVFLYRGENSRPVEMGLGAARDVPLAKARDKAAAARALLADGKDPLEVRCTEEAVPTFGEVAEALIESMRPSWKSQKHADQWVMTLLGIDREGKPSEFDYCKSIRDKRVDRVDTDHLLQILRPIWQEKPETASRLRGRIERVLDAARVQGHRKGENPARWRGHLDMILPTRTKLSRGHFPAMPYAQVPAFVHYLRQNVTMSNLALEFTILTAARSTESREMVWTELDRVDLVWTVPAARMKEQREHRVPLCARAIEILEIASRIAGKRQSEFAFPGAKPRRPLSDMSLTMALRRAKHEEFTVHGFRSSFRDWAGDETDFAREVAEAALSHLVGDEAERAYRRSDAIKKRRALMDAWAEYVGSYVPQQNAAEIRDIAA, encoded by the coding sequence GTGGCAAAGACACTCAACCGACTCCCCGCGAACATTTTGACCAAGCAACTGCCGCCTAGCCGGCACGCCGACGGCGGCAATTTGTACCTCAGCGTCTCGACGTCCGGCGCCAAGCGGTGGGTCTTTCTCTATCGCGGCGAGAACAGCCGGCCCGTCGAGATGGGACTGGGCGCGGCCCGGGACGTGCCGCTGGCGAAGGCCCGAGACAAAGCGGCAGCCGCGCGCGCCCTCCTCGCCGACGGCAAGGATCCGCTCGAGGTTCGGTGCACCGAGGAGGCTGTTCCCACCTTCGGCGAGGTCGCCGAGGCGCTCATCGAGTCGATGCGGCCGAGCTGGAAAAGCCAGAAGCACGCCGACCAATGGGTGATGACCCTGCTGGGGATCGATCGGGAGGGCAAACCGTCAGAATTTGACTACTGCAAATCTATCCGAGACAAGCGGGTCGACAGGGTCGACACCGACCACCTCCTCCAGATCCTGCGTCCAATCTGGCAGGAAAAGCCAGAGACGGCTTCGCGTCTCCGGGGGCGCATAGAGCGCGTCCTCGATGCCGCACGCGTCCAGGGCCACCGTAAAGGCGAGAACCCTGCACGCTGGCGTGGTCATCTCGACATGATCCTCCCAACCCGGACCAAGCTGAGCCGAGGCCACTTCCCGGCGATGCCGTATGCGCAGGTGCCGGCGTTCGTGCACTATCTGCGGCAGAACGTCACGATGTCCAATTTGGCTCTCGAATTCACGATCTTGACCGCGGCGCGATCAACCGAGTCACGCGAGATGGTTTGGACGGAGCTCGATCGCGTCGACCTGGTCTGGACGGTGCCAGCGGCACGAATGAAGGAACAGCGCGAACATCGAGTGCCGCTCTGTGCCCGCGCGATCGAGATCCTCGAGATTGCTTCCCGCATCGCTGGCAAGCGGCAATCCGAGTTCGCCTTCCCCGGTGCAAAGCCGAGACGCCCACTGAGCGACATGAGCCTGACGATGGCTCTCCGTCGAGCCAAGCACGAAGAGTTCACGGTTCACGGCTTCCGCTCGAGCTTCCGGGATTGGGCCGGCGACGAAACGGACTTCGCGCGTGAGGTCGCCGAGGCGGCGCTTTCTCATTTGGTCGGCGACGAGGCCGAACGGGCATACCGCCGCAGCGATGCCATCAAGAAGCGCCGTGCCCTGATGGATGCTTGGGCCGAGTATGTCGGCAGTTACGTGCCTCAGCAAAACGCGGCGGAAATAAGGGATATCGCAGCGTAG
- a CDS encoding biotin/lipoate--protein ligase family protein produces the protein MPSTPTTHVSLAEPIHLPPPFALVRLRESGDAFAHACRIAPESGAGTLVYVGRFDLAEFAVVLEPGEPLSTARRAFYASMVALTDALRAYAPPNKTVAIDWPDAVRIDGGLVGGGRMGWPSSACEDEPPAWLVFGAMIRTVAMTDHGPGVHPLASALDEEGFGEAGAVQVTEAFARHLMRAINNWQVDGFDSVARDYLSRVPRERQTVLRIDDRGDLLTRRIGTDTIERRELVSALASPSWLDPKHGGPRL, from the coding sequence TTGCCGTCGACCCCTACCACCCATGTTTCCCTGGCGGAACCGATCCATCTGCCGCCGCCATTCGCGCTCGTCCGGCTGCGCGAGAGCGGAGACGCCTTTGCCCACGCTTGCCGCATTGCACCCGAGAGCGGCGCCGGTACGCTGGTCTATGTCGGACGGTTCGATCTCGCCGAATTCGCCGTGGTGCTCGAGCCAGGCGAACCCTTGAGCACCGCGCGCCGCGCCTTCTACGCCAGCATGGTCGCGCTCACCGATGCTCTTCGTGCCTATGCGCCGCCGAACAAGACGGTCGCGATCGACTGGCCCGACGCGGTCCGGATCGACGGTGGGCTGGTCGGCGGCGGGCGGATGGGATGGCCGTCGTCCGCGTGCGAGGACGAGCCGCCCGCATGGCTCGTGTTTGGCGCCATGATCCGAACCGTCGCAATGACTGACCATGGGCCCGGCGTTCATCCGCTCGCGTCTGCGCTGGACGAGGAGGGCTTCGGCGAAGCGGGCGCGGTTCAGGTGACCGAGGCCTTTGCGCGGCACCTGATGCGGGCGATCAATAATTGGCAGGTCGATGGCTTTGACAGCGTCGCGCGCGACTACCTCAGCCGGGTGCCCCGCGAGCGGCAAACCGTCCTGCGGATCGATGATCGCGGCGATCTCCTCACACGCCGCATCGGCACCGACACGATTGAACGGAGGGAACTCGTCAGCGCGCTCGCCTCGCCATCTTGGCTCGATCCGAAGCACGGAGGGCCGCGGCTGTGA